The Pedobacter ginsengisoli region CAGAAAATTCTGGTTGGCTTTTAAATCAGGATAGTTTTCTACGTTAACCATTAAACCTTTAACACTGGAACCCAGTTGTTTGTCAAGATCTAGTCTTTCCTCGTTACTCAAATTTGGACTGGCAGCTTTGGCGCGAAGTTCTACCACTTTAGTTAAAAGATCTCCTTCATACTGCATATACTGTTTAACTGTCTCAATTAAATTAGGCAGCAGGTCAAAACGTTTTTTAAGCATTACATCAATGGCAGAAAAGGCATTTGCTACCTGATTTTTTTTACCAATAAGTGAGTTGTATATGCTGATTCCGAAAATTAACAGCACACCGATGATAATAGCAACTATAATCATTATTTAAGGGGTTAAGAGGTTATTTAATATCTAAATATATTAAAATTTCTGAGCCTATAACTAATAAAAGAAAAATGTAAATAACCCTGTCTCGGAGAAGACAGGGTCTAATCAATCAATATTAAAAAGGAGAACCTTTCTAATTGGTTCTAAAATTACGATTCCTTAAGCTTAAAATGAAAAAATCCTCGCTATCTTACGATAACGAGGATAATCATCCCTATTGTTTATTACCATTCATAAATGACTGATAACATGTAGGTAATTGCAATTAGTAAGCCAATTTGAAAATAGCTGCCTTTTAAGGATATAACTACCTTATATATAGCTTAATGCACGCTTTTGTTAAATGTGCGCCAAATATTTGAGAGGGAAATAATATCCCCAATGTGTAGAAACTTAATGGAAAATATACACGGTAGGCGTAGAATTTGCTATCCAAATAATGCCGAAAATACATCTTCAATCTTCCTTACGGGGGTCAACTCAATTTTAAAACGATCCGGAATAAGTCCTTTCAAATTATAGTTTGAAATAAAAACTCTTTCAAATCCAAGTTTTTCAGCTTCCGAGATCCGTTGTTCAATACGGTTAACAGCCCTGATCTCTCCAGATAGGCCAACTTCTGCCGCGAAACAGATTTTAGAAGAAATAGCAATATCCTCATGTGATGAGATTATGGCTACCATAATTGCCAGGTCTATTGCAGGATCTTCAACCTTAATTCCTCCTGCTATGTTTAAAAAAACATCACGGGTACTAAGTTTAAAACCACACCTCTTTTCCAGTACGGCAAGCAGCATGTTCATTCTTTTGGTGTCAAAGCCGTTTGCAGACCGCTGTGGCGTTCCATATGCCGCAGTGCTAACCAGTGCCTGGGTTTCTATTAGCATTGGTCTGGCGCCTTCTAATGTTGCTGAAATTGCAATGCCACTCATTTCTTCATCACGCTGCGACAGGAGGATTTCAGATGGGTTAGAAACTTGCCTTAAACCTGTACTGTGCATTGCATAAATTCCCATTTCTGCAGCTGCACCAAAACGGTTTTTTATAGATCGTAAAATTCGGTATACATGGTGTCGGTCACCTTCAAATTGCAGAACCGTATCAACCATATGTTCCAGTATTTTTGGCCCGGCAATAGTGCCATCTTTTGTAATGTGGCCAATTAAAAATACAGGGGTATCTGTTTCTTTGGCAAAACGGAGTAATTCTGCAGTGCATTCTCTAACCTGTGATACACTCCCGGGAGTAGAATCAATATTAGCCGAGTGCAGTGTTTGTATAGAATCAACAATAATTATTTCTGGTTCAAGTGTTTCAATCTGCTTAAAAATGTTTTGCGTTGATGTTTCAGTAAGGATATAACAATCTGCTTTAGGGGAGGTGGTAATTCGCTCGGCCCTCATTTTAATCTGCTGCTCACTCTCCTCTCCTGAAACATATAGAATTTTTTTTCCCGAAATGTTTAATGCGAGCTGAAGCATGAGGGTAGATTTTCCAATTCCCGGTTCCCCGCCAATCAATATAACAGAACCAGCAACCAGACCGCCACCTAAAACCCTGTCAAGCTCAAGATCACCGGTTAAAGTTCTGTCTTCGCTTATAGATTGAATGTCATCAACTTTAGATGGTTTATTTAAACGTTGAGTGCCGGTTGTTGTTTTCCAGGAAGGGACCTTAGCGCTCGTTTTTTCTATAATCTCTTCTACAAAGGTATTCCATTCGTTGCATGAAGGACATCTTCCGAGCCATTTTGCCGATTCATATCCACAGCTTTGGCAGAAATATGCTGATTTAGTTTTAGCCAATTGATTATAATTTAATTCTGCTAATTTATGCTTAATTCTATTAAAACAAACAAGCCCGATCTCATAGAGATCGGGCTTGTTTAGTTGATACATTAATCTTTACAATTTAATTTCTTCGTCTTTTGAAGAAAGAAAGTGAAATTCAGTCAGGTTGTAAGACGAGACCGCTCTGATTTTAATTCGCTGTCCGAATTTAAAAAACCATTTCCACTGCAAAGAGATAAAGCCCTTTTTAATGAAAGCTTCTATATACGGATGTACACAAAGCGTAATATTTTTTTCATTTTGCTCCTGCAAAATATAGGTCAGGTTATTTTCAATGTCATCCATTAAAACAATACTGGCCTTAATTTCTCCCGTACCATCGCAGGTAGGGCACTTCTCACTGGTTACAATGTTCATTTCCGGTCTTACACGCTGGCGTGTAATCTGAACAAGGCCAAACTTACTTGGAGGCAATATGGTGTGCTTGGCACGATCCAGCAACATCAGATCCTTAAGATGGTCGAACAGCATTTTACGGTTAGTAGGTTTATGCATGTCGATAAAATCGATTACTACAATACCACCCATATCCCTTAAACGAAGTTGACGCGCAATTTCTTTAGCAGCTTCCTTATTTACCTGTAAAGCATTATCTTCCTGATTTTCTTTACTGGCAGTTCTGTTTCCGCTATTTACATCAATAACATGAAGCGCCTCAGTATGTTCAACAACAAGGTAAGCTCCTCCTGCTAAGTTTACGGTTTTACCGAAAGAGTTCTTGATTTGTTTCTCAATACCGAAATGCTCAAAAATAGGTTCCTTATGCTTGTATAGTTTCACGATCTTTTCCATCTCAGGAGAGATTTCGTGAACATAAGAACGGATATCTTCGAACAGATTGTTGTCGCTTACATAAACATTTGTAAAGTCGGTGCTTAAAATATCACGGATCAATGTTGATGTCCGGTCCATTTCTCCCCAAACTCGTTTAGATGGCTCTGCATCAGGAAGCTTTTTAATAAAGTTTTCCCATTTAGCAACAGAATCTAAAAGATCTTTTTGAAGTTCTGCAACACCTTTCCCTTCAGAAACAGTTCTGATAATTACCCCAAAATTTTTAGGTTTAATACTTTCGATAATCTTTTTTAAACGATTAC contains the following coding sequences:
- a CDS encoding LemA family protein yields the protein MIIVAIIIGVLLIFGISIYNSLIGKKNQVANAFSAIDVMLKKRFDLLPNLIETVKQYMQYEGDLLTKVVELRAKAASPNLSNEERLDLDKQLGSSVKGLMVNVENYPDLKANQNFLNLQSTWTESEEQIAAARRTYNASVTDYNNAIMMFPGSIFAGMMNYQSIPILANTEEERKNISAKDLFNS
- the radA gene encoding DNA repair protein RadA, with translation MAKTKSAYFCQSCGYESAKWLGRCPSCNEWNTFVEEIIEKTSAKVPSWKTTTGTQRLNKPSKVDDIQSISEDRTLTGDLELDRVLGGGLVAGSVILIGGEPGIGKSTLMLQLALNISGKKILYVSGEESEQQIKMRAERITTSPKADCYILTETSTQNIFKQIETLEPEIIIVDSIQTLHSANIDSTPGSVSQVRECTAELLRFAKETDTPVFLIGHITKDGTIAGPKILEHMVDTVLQFEGDRHHVYRILRSIKNRFGAAAEMGIYAMHSTGLRQVSNPSEILLSQRDEEMSGIAISATLEGARPMLIETQALVSTAAYGTPQRSANGFDTKRMNMLLAVLEKRCGFKLSTRDVFLNIAGGIKVEDPAIDLAIMVAIISSHEDIAISSKICFAAEVGLSGEIRAVNRIEQRISEAEKLGFERVFISNYNLKGLIPDRFKIELTPVRKIEDVFSALFG
- a CDS encoding ribonuclease E/G, translated to MVKELIIDSSPLGVTIALVEDKQLVELHKEQINNNYAVGDIYLGRIKKIMPGLNAAFVDVGYEKDAFLHYFDLGPQVQSLIKLTKIKRNGSVNGTLLDNFKLEGDINKAGKISEVVSKNLVLPVQIAKEPISTKGPRLSSDLSIAGRYIVLVPFSNVISISKKIKSNTERNRLKKIIESIKPKNFGVIIRTVSEGKGVAELQKDLLDSVAKWENFIKKLPDAEPSKRVWGEMDRTSTLIRDILSTDFTNVYVSDNNLFEDIRSYVHEISPEMEKIVKLYKHKEPIFEHFGIEKQIKNSFGKTVNLAGGAYLVVEHTEALHVIDVNSGNRTASKENQEDNALQVNKEAAKEIARQLRLRDMGGIVVIDFIDMHKPTNRKMLFDHLKDLMLLDRAKHTILPPSKFGLVQITRQRVRPEMNIVTSEKCPTCDGTGEIKASIVLMDDIENNLTYILQEQNEKNITLCVHPYIEAFIKKGFISLQWKWFFKFGQRIKIRAVSSYNLTEFHFLSSKDEEIKL